In the Flagellimonas sp. MMG031 genome, one interval contains:
- a CDS encoding proline dehydrogenase family protein produces MRPNFENTAIAFELKSDSQLERAYFLFKLISKEPLVRIGTAVTNFAIKAHLPVEGLIRATVFDHFCGGVNEKDCLPIIDNMYGNGVYSILDYSAEGKSVDNQFDFAMEKTLEILDFVKEKDAMPFAVFKPTGFGRFKLFEKVSQGSQLSEDEQAEWGRLVNRFDRVCQKAHQLDVALLIDAEESWMQDAADNLVLDMMRKYNKEKAIVYNTFQMYRWDRMGYIVKLHEMAKEEGFKIGAKVVRGAYMEKENDRAEEKGYESPICKNKRLTDENFDAAIDYMMEHMKDFSIFSGTHNEKSTLKLVDLMEERGIESNDGRIWFGQLFGMSDHITYNLAAQGYNAVKYVPYGPVRDVMPYLIRRAEENTSVAGQTSRELALIEKERKRRKLED; encoded by the coding sequence ATGCGACCAAATTTTGAGAATACTGCAATAGCCTTTGAGCTAAAGTCGGACTCCCAGTTGGAGCGAGCCTATTTCTTATTCAAATTGATTTCCAAGGAACCCCTGGTGCGTATCGGTACCGCGGTGACCAATTTTGCCATAAAGGCCCATTTGCCCGTAGAGGGATTGATCAGGGCCACCGTTTTTGACCATTTCTGTGGAGGGGTCAACGAAAAGGACTGTTTGCCTATTATTGACAATATGTATGGTAACGGGGTGTACTCCATTTTGGATTATTCCGCGGAAGGCAAGTCGGTGGACAATCAGTTTGACTTTGCTATGGAAAAGACTTTGGAGATTCTCGATTTTGTAAAGGAAAAGGATGCCATGCCCTTTGCGGTGTTCAAACCCACCGGTTTTGGTCGTTTTAAGTTATTTGAAAAAGTGTCCCAAGGAAGCCAGCTATCGGAAGACGAACAAGCAGAGTGGGGCCGTTTGGTGAATCGTTTTGACAGGGTCTGCCAAAAGGCACACCAACTGGATGTGGCCCTGCTGATTGATGCCGAGGAAAGCTGGATGCAGGATGCCGCGGATAATTTGGTCCTCGACATGATGCGCAAATACAACAAGGAAAAAGCGATTGTTTACAATACCTTTCAAATGTACCGCTGGGACCGTATGGGCTATATCGTGAAGTTGCACGAAATGGCCAAGGAAGAAGGATTTAAGATTGGCGCCAAGGTAGTGCGCGGTGCTTACATGGAGAAAGAAAACGATAGGGCAGAGGAAAAAGGATATGAAAGCCCCATCTGTAAAAACAAACGCCTGACTGATGAAAATTTTGATGCTGCCATTGATTATATGATGGAGCATATGAAAGATTTTTCCATCTTTTCTGGCACGCATAACGAGAAAAGTACCTTGAAACTGGTGGATTTAATGGAAGAACGGGGCATCGAATCCAACGATGGCCGTATTTGGTTCGGGCAGTTGTTTGGGATGAGCGACCATATCACTTATAATTTGGCCGCGCAAGGGTACAATGCCGTTAAGTATGTGCCTTACGGACCCGTACGGGATGTAATGCCCTATTTGATCCGCAGGGCGGAAGAAAATACCTCTGTTGCCGGACAAACCTCCAGGGAACTGGCCCTGATCGAAAAGGAACGGAAACGTAGGAAGTTGGAGGATTAG
- a CDS encoding HD domain-containing protein has protein sequence MVKTNKLHVFNDPIYGFIGTPNELIFSLISHPYFQRLRRISQMGLSYLVYPGAHHTRFHHALGSMHLMTKAIQVLKVKNVEITEAEEKGLLCAILLHDIGHGPFSHALEGFVAKEISHEQISLRFMMELNREFNGQLDIAISIFKGDYPKPFLNQLVSSQLDMDRLDYLKRDSFYSGVTEGNINSERLISMLNVVDGNLVLEEKAIYAVEKFLMARRFMYWQVYLHKTGLVAEQLLVRIMQRARWLLSQGKSLAGSEPLLFFLKNNGTLNFDKEVLETFAKLDDIDILGALKGWQSNEDFVLSKLCGMLLERRLLHVKVKKRPMAQEKLNEKLDWIIKKHDLSVEEASNFVFEGEISNKAYSRDEAIQILKKNGKISDVLKESDQLSLKALAKTVTKYYSCYPKKAV, from the coding sequence TTGGTAAAAACCAATAAGCTTCATGTTTTCAACGATCCAATTTACGGTTTTATTGGAACTCCCAACGAACTAATTTTTAGTCTCATCTCGCATCCTTACTTCCAACGGTTGAGGCGCATATCCCAAATGGGGCTTTCTTATTTGGTCTACCCCGGAGCCCACCACACCCGGTTTCACCATGCCTTGGGAAGCATGCATTTAATGACGAAGGCCATTCAGGTGTTAAAAGTAAAAAATGTTGAGATCACGGAGGCTGAAGAAAAAGGTTTGTTGTGCGCCATTTTACTTCACGATATTGGGCACGGCCCGTTTTCCCACGCTCTGGAAGGCTTTGTGGCAAAAGAAATAAGTCATGAGCAGATTTCTTTGCGCTTTATGATGGAGCTTAACAGGGAATTCAATGGTCAGCTGGATATCGCCATTTCCATCTTTAAAGGGGATTATCCAAAACCGTTTTTGAACCAATTGGTCTCAAGTCAACTGGACATGGACCGTTTGGATTACCTTAAACGGGATAGCTTTTATTCTGGGGTTACCGAAGGAAATATCAATTCGGAACGTTTGATTTCCATGCTCAATGTGGTGGATGGCAATTTGGTTTTGGAAGAAAAAGCAATCTATGCCGTAGAAAAGTTTTTGATGGCCCGAAGGTTCATGTATTGGCAGGTATATCTCCACAAAACCGGATTGGTGGCCGAACAATTGCTGGTGCGCATCATGCAACGGGCCAGATGGTTATTGAGCCAAGGGAAGAGTTTGGCAGGCAGTGAACCGCTATTGTTTTTTTTAAAGAACAATGGTACCTTAAACTTCGATAAGGAAGTGCTGGAAACATTTGCGAAATTGGATGACATTGATATCCTGGGCGCATTAAAGGGCTGGCAGTCCAACGAAGATTTTGTGCTTTCCAAATTGTGTGGAATGCTACTGGAACGAAGACTTTTGCACGTAAAAGTGAAAAAGCGGCCCATGGCGCAAGAAAAATTGAATGAAAAATTGGATTGGATCATCAAAAAGCATGATCTTTCCGTTGAAGAAGCTTCCAATTTTGTGTTTGAGGGCGAGATTTCCAATAAGGCCTACAGTAGGGACGAGGCAATTCAGATTTTGAAAAAGAACGGAAAAATTTCGGATGTACTTAAGGAGTCGGACCAACTTAGCTTGAAAGCTTTGGCAAAAACGGTCACCAAATATTACAGCTGCTATCCGAAGAAAGCCGTTTAA
- the aroB gene encoding 3-dehydroquinate synthase codes for MESVKSQSYEVHINELAKAALNQHVGQKKYSKIFLLVDENTKLHCKPLFLVMFEHEIDSILEIPSGEEHKHIHTCLKLWEELSHLDGDRKSLLINLGGGVLTDMGGFVASTFKRGIDFVNIPTTLLSMVDASIGGKTGVDLGSLKNQIGVINQPQMVLIFPEFLQTLDERQTKSGYAEMLKHGLIQDKDYWNDLTNNGNFTDPACIQKSIAIKNEVVLQDPTEQGLRKILNFGHTLGHAIESYCLDNPNKRTLLHGEAIAAGMILEGYLSHELRGLSRLDVDDIKNGLLAHFDRVEFTSEDIDAILQLLKYDKKNSHGNVNFVLLQAIGDAVTDIKVPEELFPKAFAYYRE; via the coding sequence ATGGAGTCGGTTAAATCACAGTCCTACGAGGTACACATCAACGAATTGGCCAAAGCTGCTCTGAACCAGCATGTTGGTCAAAAAAAGTATTCCAAGATCTTTCTTTTGGTGGATGAGAACACCAAACTGCATTGCAAGCCTTTGTTTTTGGTTATGTTCGAGCATGAGATCGATTCCATTTTAGAGATTCCTTCGGGGGAAGAACACAAGCACATCCACACGTGTTTGAAGCTCTGGGAAGAACTTTCCCATTTGGATGGTGACCGGAAAAGCTTGCTGATCAACCTTGGTGGCGGTGTGCTTACGGATATGGGCGGTTTTGTAGCATCTACCTTTAAGCGAGGCATCGATTTCGTAAATATCCCCACTACCCTGCTCTCTATGGTCGATGCTTCCATTGGAGGAAAAACGGGTGTGGATCTAGGGTCATTAAAAAACCAGATAGGGGTCATTAACCAACCACAAATGGTCCTTATTTTTCCAGAGTTTCTACAAACCCTTGATGAACGACAGACCAAAAGCGGTTATGCGGAAATGCTGAAGCATGGTCTCATTCAGGATAAAGACTACTGGAACGACCTGACGAACAATGGCAACTTTACCGACCCTGCCTGTATCCAAAAATCCATTGCCATTAAAAATGAAGTGGTGCTGCAGGATCCTACGGAACAAGGTCTGCGCAAAATCCTGAATTTTGGCCATACCCTTGGGCACGCCATCGAATCCTACTGTTTGGACAATCCCAACAAACGCACTTTGCTGCACGGTGAGGCCATTGCTGCCGGGATGATTTTGGAAGGCTACCTGTCCCACGAGCTCCGTGGGCTCTCCCGATTGGACGTGGACGATATCAAAAATGGTCTTTTGGCCCATTTTGACCGTGTGGAATTCACCTCGGAGGATATCGATGCCATTCTACAATTGTTGAAGTACGACAAGAAAAATTCCCATGGCAATGTGAATTTTGTGCTGTTGCAAGCCATTGGAGACGCCGTTACCGACATTAAGGTTCCGGAGGAATTGTTCCCAAAAGCTTTTGCTTACTACAGGGAATAG
- a CDS encoding DUF4258 domain-containing protein gives MAFLKRLGWYLVGLSIGLIFLVFILKKKTGEGGLDFCYLPNCRVLKDMRSKPITFTETLPEAYRDTLLIQSFLKDGDVDFGKSDTKSEPCKTYVISHEHKGQEWELTAKNCEEEVLVEQLNALD, from the coding sequence ATGGCATTTTTGAAACGATTGGGATGGTACTTGGTTGGCCTATCCATTGGATTGATTTTTTTGGTTTTTATACTGAAGAAAAAAACAGGGGAAGGTGGCTTGGATTTTTGCTATTTACCCAATTGTAGGGTACTCAAGGATATGCGCTCCAAACCCATCACCTTCACTGAGACGTTGCCCGAAGCCTACCGCGATACGCTCCTTATACAATCTTTTTTGAAAGATGGGGATGTGGATTTTGGAAAGAGCGACACCAAATCAGAACCGTGTAAAACCTACGTGATTTCACATGAGCACAAGGGGCAAGAATGGGAACTTACCGCCAAAAATTGTGAGGAGGAAGTATTGGTGGAACAATTAAATGCCTTGGACTAA
- a CDS encoding DinB family protein — protein MLLSELPTSEYNPFYHTYVMALGDVDLLDELRNGKQVLLSLLEEIPEEKLTYAYAEDKWTLAEALVHMLDTERIFQYRALCIARNDKSEFPGFDQDAYVPVSNANNRSKKDLIDEYVAVRDSSITLFASLDEEALKRVGVASGSKMSVRALGFITSGHQAHHVRILRERYL, from the coding sequence ATGTTACTTTCGGAACTTCCCACTTCGGAATACAATCCTTTTTACCATACCTACGTGATGGCATTGGGAGACGTTGATTTGTTGGATGAATTACGGAACGGAAAGCAGGTTCTGCTATCCTTATTGGAAGAAATCCCCGAAGAAAAACTTACCTATGCCTATGCCGAGGACAAATGGACCTTGGCAGAGGCATTGGTGCATATGTTGGATACGGAACGAATTTTTCAATATCGGGCGCTCTGTATTGCCAGAAACGATAAAAGTGAATTCCCTGGCTTTGATCAGGATGCCTATGTTCCTGTTTCGAACGCCAATAATCGCAGTAAAAAGGATTTGATCGATGAATATGTGGCCGTTCGGGACTCCTCCATCACGCTTTTTGCTTCTTTGGACGAGGAAGCGCTCAAAAGGGTGGGAGTGGCCAGCGGCTCAAAAATGAGTGTTCGCGCACTGGGTTTTATCACCAGTGGTCACCAAGCGCACCATGTTCGCATTTTGAGGGAAAGATATTTATAG
- a CDS encoding alanine dehydrogenase — MSQASSPFSKQQLLPQEETLEVIKQKGELFIGIPKENQYQEKRVCLTPDAVNAITANGHRVLLESGAGEGANFSDIDYTNAGAEITRDTKKVFSCPLILKVEPPTLSEIDMLNPQTIVISALQIKTQNKEYFEVMAKRRLTAIAFEYIRDDDGNYPAVRSLSEIAGISSILIASELMSNPSTGNGLMFGNISGVPPVEVVIIGAGTVGEYAARSALGLGANVKVFDNSISKLRKLQTNLNRTLYTSTVQPKNLLKSLKRCDVAIGATRGKDRSPIVVSKSMVENMKKGSVIIDVSIDMGGCFETSEITTHRKPTFEKYGVVHYGVPNIPSRYPRTSSISISNIFTPYLLKIGEEGGLEHSLRFDKGLRNGLYMYHGILTNKSVGDWFGLNYNDINFLIF; from the coding sequence ATGAGCCAAGCTTCCTCTCCTTTTAGCAAACAACAACTGCTTCCCCAAGAAGAAACCCTGGAGGTCATCAAACAAAAGGGCGAGTTATTCATTGGAATTCCCAAGGAAAACCAATACCAAGAAAAACGGGTTTGCCTTACCCCAGATGCCGTAAACGCCATTACCGCCAACGGTCACCGTGTATTGTTGGAATCCGGAGCCGGCGAAGGGGCTAATTTTTCCGATATCGATTACACCAATGCAGGTGCAGAAATCACAAGGGACACCAAAAAAGTGTTTTCCTGCCCGTTGATTTTAAAGGTGGAACCCCCTACTCTTTCCGAAATAGATATGCTGAACCCGCAGACCATTGTAATTTCTGCGCTTCAAATAAAGACCCAGAACAAGGAGTATTTTGAAGTCATGGCCAAACGAAGGCTCACGGCCATTGCCTTTGAATACATCCGCGACGATGATGGCAATTATCCTGCGGTGCGCTCCTTGAGCGAGATTGCGGGCATCTCCTCTATTCTCATTGCTTCCGAACTGATGTCGAACCCATCAACAGGGAATGGATTGATGTTCGGTAACATTAGTGGTGTTCCTCCAGTGGAAGTCGTCATTATCGGAGCAGGAACCGTGGGTGAATATGCAGCACGGTCGGCCCTGGGATTGGGCGCCAATGTAAAGGTGTTCGACAATTCCATCAGCAAACTCAGAAAACTACAGACGAATCTGAACAGGACCTTATACACCTCTACCGTGCAACCCAAAAACCTATTAAAATCACTAAAACGCTGCGATGTGGCCATTGGTGCGACCCGTGGAAAGGATCGCTCCCCAATTGTGGTATCCAAATCCATGGTGGAGAACATGAAAAAAGGTTCCGTGATTATCGATGTAAGTATCGATATGGGTGGTTGCTTTGAAACCTCGGAAATCACTACGCACAGAAAACCCACTTTTGAAAAGTACGGGGTGGTCCACTACGGGGTGCCCAATATCCCATCGCGCTATCCGCGAACATCCTCCATTTCCATCAGCAACATCTTTACGCCTTATTTATTGAAAATCGGCGAGGAAGGGGGCCTTGAACATTCGCTTAGGTTTGACAAGGGATTGCGCAACGGACTCTACATGTACCACGGTATTTTGACCAACAAATCGGTAGGCGATTGGTTTGGGCTGAACTACAACGACATTAATTTTCTTATTTTTTAA
- a CDS encoding bifunctional UDP-3-O-[3-hydroxymyristoyl] N-acetylglucosamine deacetylase/3-hydroxyacyl-ACP dehydratase: protein MSKPSNKQRTIAKKVTLQGVGLHTGENVTMSFLPAEENHGFAFKRIDLEGEPIIEADANYVVNTQRGTNLEKNGVKIHTSEHVLAALVGLDIDNVLIELDAPEPPIMDGSSKFFVEALEEAGIVEQEQEREEYVVKDVISYKDETTGSEITIIPADEYQVTTMVDFGTKVLGTQNATLETMSDFKTEIADSRTFSFLHELEMLLENGLIKGGDLNNAIVYVDKEISESTMKKLEKAFGKEKLSVKPNGILDNLTLHHPNEAARHKLLDVIGDLALAGTRIRGKVIANKPGHFVNTQFAKKLSKIIKIEKRNKVPSYDLNQEPLMDVNEIMARLPHRPPFLLVDKILELSDTHVVGVKNVTMNEPFFVGHFPGAPVMPGVLQVEAMAQTGGILVLSTVPDPENYLTFFMKIDKVKFKQQVVPGDTLIFKCDLISPIRRGICHMQAYAYANGKLVSEAELMAQIVKTKNTDS, encoded by the coding sequence GTGAGCAAACCAAGCAATAAACAACGCACCATAGCCAAAAAAGTAACGCTACAAGGTGTAGGACTGCATACAGGCGAAAATGTGACCATGAGCTTCCTTCCCGCTGAGGAAAACCACGGTTTTGCCTTTAAAAGAATTGACCTGGAAGGGGAACCCATCATCGAGGCAGATGCCAATTATGTGGTGAATACCCAAAGAGGGACCAATCTGGAAAAAAACGGTGTAAAAATCCATACATCAGAGCATGTGTTGGCAGCACTGGTAGGGCTGGACATAGATAACGTGCTCATTGAATTGGACGCACCTGAACCGCCTATTATGGATGGTTCTTCCAAATTTTTTGTGGAAGCCTTGGAAGAGGCCGGTATCGTGGAACAAGAACAGGAACGCGAGGAATATGTGGTAAAGGACGTTATTTCCTATAAGGATGAGACCACTGGGAGCGAAATCACCATCATCCCCGCAGATGAGTACCAAGTGACCACTATGGTCGATTTTGGTACCAAGGTGTTGGGCACGCAAAATGCCACTTTGGAAACCATGTCCGACTTTAAAACGGAGATTGCCGATTCCCGCACCTTCAGTTTTTTGCACGAACTGGAAATGTTGTTGGAAAATGGACTTATAAAAGGTGGGGATTTGAATAACGCCATCGTTTATGTGGATAAAGAGATTTCTGAATCCACCATGAAAAAATTGGAGAAAGCCTTCGGAAAGGAAAAGTTATCGGTGAAGCCCAACGGTATCTTGGATAATTTGACCTTGCACCACCCGAATGAGGCTGCTCGGCATAAACTTTTGGATGTGATTGGGGATTTGGCCTTGGCCGGAACACGTATCCGAGGCAAGGTAATCGCCAACAAGCCCGGACACTTTGTGAACACGCAGTTTGCCAAAAAATTGTCCAAAATCATCAAAATAGAAAAAAGGAACAAGGTTCCCAGCTATGATTTGAATCAAGAACCCTTGATGGATGTGAACGAAATCATGGCCAGATTACCACACCGTCCACCCTTTTTATTGGTGGATAAGATTTTGGAACTGTCGGACACTCACGTAGTGGGCGTGAAAAACGTGACCATGAACGAGCCATTTTTCGTAGGGCACTTCCCAGGAGCACCTGTAATGCCAGGAGTACTGCAGGTGGAGGCGATGGCCCAAACAGGCGGAATCTTGGTGCTGAGTACGGTTCCAGACCCTGAAAACTACCTGACCTTCTTCATGAAGATTGACAAGGTGAAATTTAAACAGCAAGTAGTGCCGGGGGATACCTTAATATTTAAGTGCGATTTGATTTCTCCCATCAGGCGAGGTATTTGCCACATGCAGGCGTATGCGTATGCCAATGGAAAATTGGTGTCCGAAGCTGAGTTGATGGCACAAATCGTAAAAACAAAAAATACAGATTCGTAG
- the tsaE gene encoding tRNA (adenosine(37)-N6)-threonylcarbamoyltransferase complex ATPase subunit type 1 TsaE — protein MKRQFQLDDIHHIAKEVLQNAPNKVLCLYGDMGVGKTTLVKAMVKELGAVDIANSPTFGLVNEYCDANEVPLAYHFDFYRLEDEMEALDMGFEDYLNSNAWLFIEWPNKVASLLPEDAVGVFLHFIEESTRSIELNVS, from the coding sequence GTGAAGAGACAATTTCAGTTGGATGATATCCACCATATAGCCAAAGAGGTCCTTCAAAACGCACCCAACAAAGTGTTGTGCCTGTATGGAGATATGGGTGTGGGCAAAACGACTTTGGTAAAAGCAATGGTAAAGGAGCTCGGTGCCGTAGACATTGCCAACAGCCCTACGTTCGGACTTGTAAATGAATATTGCGATGCAAATGAGGTGCCCCTAGCCTATCATTTTGATTTTTATCGCCTTGAGGATGAAATGGAAGCCTTGGACATGGGCTTCGAGGATTATTTGAATTCCAATGCCTGGCTATTTATAGAATGGCCCAATAAGGTCGCCTCCCTTTTGCCCGAAGATGCTGTGGGGGTATTCTTGCACTTTATCGAAGAAAGCACGCGTTCAATCGAGTTAAATGTTTCTTAA
- a CDS encoding PglZ domain-containing protein: MNKITILWVDDEIDLLKPHILFLESKGYKVVTSQSGQDALEEIREDFFDIVFLDENMPGLSGLETLTEIKKYDGSIPVVMITKSEEEYIMDEAIGSKIADYLIKPVNPNQILLALKKSLDNSRLVSEKTTANYQQEFRKIAMDLSMINSQEEWVELYKKLIYWELELEQIEDSGMFEILESQKVEANSQFGKFVDKNYKSWFKEGDAPVMSHTLFRNKIQPELEGHKTLLVVIDNLRYDQWLAFEKTLSVHYKKKQECAYFSILPTATQYARNALFSGLMPADMEKQYPDWWKNDTDEGGKNLRESEFLGEQLKRLGLDLKWEYHKINNLKQGKQLAQNFRAQKDNDLTVVVYNFVDMLSHSKTEMEVVKELASNDKAYRSLTLSWFKNSPLLEIIQQAQDLGMKLILTTDHGTINVKQPSKVIGDRETSLNLRYKTGKSLTYQEKDVLSTKNPQEIHLPNINLSSSYIFAKNDLFFAYPNNYNHYVSYYRNTYQHGGVSLEEMIVPFVVLDPK, encoded by the coding sequence ATGAACAAGATTACAATTCTTTGGGTCGATGATGAGATAGACCTTTTAAAACCCCACATCCTGTTTTTAGAGAGCAAAGGGTACAAGGTGGTCACCAGCCAAAGTGGCCAAGATGCGCTTGAGGAAATTCGGGAAGACTTTTTTGATATTGTTTTTTTGGATGAGAATATGCCAGGGCTTTCTGGCTTGGAAACCTTGACCGAAATCAAAAAATACGACGGCTCCATTCCCGTGGTGATGATCACCAAAAGCGAAGAGGAATATATTATGGACGAGGCCATCGGGTCCAAAATTGCCGATTACCTCATTAAGCCAGTCAACCCCAACCAGATTCTACTTGCCTTAAAAAAGAGTTTGGACAATTCCCGCCTCGTCTCAGAAAAAACCACGGCGAACTATCAGCAGGAATTTCGGAAAATTGCCATGGACCTTTCCATGATCAACTCCCAAGAAGAATGGGTAGAGCTATACAAGAAATTGATCTATTGGGAGCTCGAGCTGGAACAAATAGAGGATTCGGGGATGTTCGAGATATTGGAATCTCAAAAAGTGGAGGCCAATTCGCAGTTCGGGAAGTTTGTGGACAAGAATTATAAAAGTTGGTTCAAGGAAGGTGATGCCCCGGTGATGTCCCATACGCTTTTCAGAAACAAAATCCAGCCCGAACTGGAAGGCCACAAAACCCTTTTGGTCGTCATTGATAATTTGCGGTACGATCAATGGCTGGCGTTCGAGAAAACCCTATCGGTACATTATAAAAAGAAACAAGAGTGTGCCTATTTCAGTATTTTGCCCACCGCTACACAATATGCCCGTAACGCCCTCTTCTCTGGCCTGATGCCGGCCGACATGGAAAAACAATATCCTGATTGGTGGAAAAACGATACCGACGAAGGTGGCAAAAATCTTCGCGAATCCGAATTTCTGGGAGAGCAGCTCAAACGCTTGGGGCTCGACCTTAAATGGGAATACCACAAAATCAACAACCTAAAGCAAGGGAAACAATTGGCCCAAAACTTTAGGGCTCAAAAAGACAACGATTTGACCGTAGTGGTCTATAATTTCGTAGACATGCTATCCCACTCCAAAACCGAAATGGAAGTGGTAAAGGAACTGGCTTCCAACGACAAGGCCTACCGCTCCTTGACCTTGAGCTGGTTCAAAAACTCACCTTTGTTGGAAATCATTCAACAAGCGCAGGATTTGGGCATGAAGTTGATTTTGACCACGGACCACGGCACCATCAATGTGAAACAACCGTCCAAGGTAATCGGTGATCGCGAAACCAGTCTTAACCTAAGGTATAAGACCGGGAAAAGTCTTACCTATCAAGAAAAGGATGTGCTATCGACCAAAAATCCGCAAGAAATACATCTGCCCAACATCAATTTGAGCAGCAGTTATATTTTTGCCAAAAACGATCTATTTTTTGCCTACCCGAACAATTACAACCACTATGTGAGTTATTACAGGAACACCTATCAGCATGGTGGAGTCTCCTTGGAGGAAATGATTGTTCCCTTTGTAGTGTTGGACCCCAAATAA
- the lpxD gene encoding UDP-3-O-(3-hydroxymyristoyl)glucosamine N-acyltransferase, whose product MKFTATQIAGILEGEVEGNPQIAVHKLSKIEEGEKGSLTFLANPKYTSYIYSTKASITIVNKDFVPEQSISTTLIKVDDAYKSFSKLLEYYNQVKNNKVGIENPCYISETATYGNEFYLGAFAYLGDNVKIGDNVKVYPNAYIGDNVSIGDNVIVFAGAKIYSETIIGNNCVIHGGAIIGADGFGFTPNANGEYSKVPQTGNVIIEDNVDVGAGTTIDRATLGSTILRKGVKLDNQIQIAHNVEIGENTAIAAQTGVAGSTKIGKNCLIGGQVGIVGHITIGDRVRIQAQSGIGRNVKDDEVLQGSPALNYGDFNKSYVHFKNLPKLANQISNIEKRVKGEQTKQ is encoded by the coding sequence ATGAAATTTACAGCTACCCAAATTGCCGGAATCTTAGAAGGGGAAGTTGAGGGAAACCCTCAAATCGCTGTCCATAAACTGTCCAAGATCGAAGAAGGCGAAAAGGGCTCTTTGACCTTTTTGGCCAATCCAAAATACACCTCTTATATTTATTCTACCAAAGCTTCCATTACCATTGTGAACAAGGATTTTGTGCCGGAGCAATCCATTTCTACCACCTTGATAAAGGTAGATGACGCCTACAAATCCTTTTCCAAGCTTCTGGAATATTACAATCAAGTAAAAAATAACAAAGTTGGGATTGAAAATCCCTGCTACATTTCCGAGACTGCCACTTACGGTAATGAATTTTACTTAGGGGCCTTTGCTTATTTGGGCGACAATGTAAAAATCGGGGATAACGTAAAAGTCTATCCCAACGCATATATTGGTGATAATGTAAGTATTGGCGATAATGTCATCGTTTTTGCTGGAGCCAAAATATATTCAGAGACCATTATCGGCAACAATTGCGTGATACATGGCGGAGCCATTATCGGGGCCGATGGTTTTGGATTTACGCCGAATGCCAACGGCGAATACAGCAAGGTGCCACAAACAGGAAACGTGATCATTGAAGATAATGTAGATGTTGGTGCGGGAACGACTATCGATAGGGCAACTTTGGGCTCCACTATTTTGAGGAAAGGCGTCAAATTGGACAACCAAATCCAGATTGCACACAATGTAGAGATTGGAGAAAACACTGCCATTGCTGCACAGACGGGGGTTGCTGGCTCAACCAAAATCGGCAAAAACTGTTTGATCGGAGGCCAAGTCGGTATCGTAGGACACATCACCATAGGGGATAGGGTCCGTATCCAAGCCCAATCGGGTATCGGAAGAAATGTAAAAGATGATGAAGTGCTGCAAGGTTCTCCAGCCTTGAATTATGGCGACTTCAACAAATCATATGTACACTTTAAGAATTTGCCCAAGCTGGCAAATCAAATCTCTAACATCGAAAAAAGAGTAAAAGGTGAGCAAACCAAGCAATAA